DNA sequence from the Nocardia fluminea genome:
CGACGTGTTCGACGATCGCCCGGTACGGCAACCGGTGGCGGTCCGGGTGCGCGGCGAGCGCCTCCTCGAGCGCCTCCCAGTACACCGCGTTGTTGACGTGGCCGAGCCGGTCGACGTCGGTGACGCGCAGCGGGAACGGCACCTCCTCCACATCCGCGACGTCGAGTTCGGTGAGGGCGGCTTTCCAGCGCAGCCGATGCTGGGTGGTGCTTGCCAGCATCGGCGCCATGAACGCGTCGCTCATCCGCGCGGGGCGCCCGGCCACGGGGTCGATGTGGATCAGGAACGCCGCGGCCTCGATGTGCCCGCCCTTCTCCCCGCGTAGCCGAATGCGCATGTCGCACCATCGATTGGACAGCGCGTCGGCCCAGCGGCGTAGCTGGACGCGGTCGCCGAACATGATCGGCTCGTACACGTCGATCACCGTGCGCCGCACGATCCAGGCCTGGTGGGTGTCGCCGTCCGCCACCGCGTCGAGGTGATCGAACCCGATGTCCTGCAGGTAGCGCGCCACCGCGTCGAGCCGCAACCGGTCGTCGGCATCGGTATCACCGAGTCGCACCGGCCACGACATCGCGAAGGCCTGTTCGATATCGGGGCAGTCGGGCAGCGGGGTCGCGATGACAGGCTCGGTCATGGGGCCGATGCTGCCACAGGTAGCCGGCACGGGCCGGATCCCACCGCGACAGCATCTTCACCGAGTTTCCGGCAGCTCGACCGGCCACGCTGTCGCGGTCGGCGAAGCCGTTGAACCGCTGCGCTTTTCAGCCGTAGGGTCGGTGCGACGCCGAACGACAGGATGGATGCGATGCTGATCGATTTCACGCCGGACAAGGCGCTGTACCCCTTCGAATCCCGCTGGTTCGAGTCGTCCGCCGGCCGGGTGCACTACATCGACGAGGGCTCCGGGATCCCCATCCTGTTCTGTCACGGCAGCCCCACCTGGAGCTTTCTCTACCGCAAGATCATCACTGAGCTCGGCGACCGGTTCCGTTGCCTGGCAGTCGATTACCCGGGCTTCGGACTCTCCGAACGGCCACCGGGGTACGGCTACACCATCGCCGAACACGCCGCGGTGGTCGGCGAGCTGGTCGACCATCTCGGGCTCGACCAATTCGTGATCATGGGCCAGGACTGGGGCGGGCCGATCGGCGCCGCCGTCGGTGTGGACCGAGCCGATCGGGTGCGTGGGCTGGTGCTCGGCAACACCCTGTTGTGGCCGACGGACACCTGGCCACAGAAGGCATTCAGCCGAATCATGAGCAGCTCGCCGATGCAGCGGCGAATCCTGCGCGACAACCTGCTCGTCGAGCGTTTTCTGCTCGCGGAGCTGCGCGACACGATCAGTGAGGCCGAGGCCGATCACTATCGCGAGGTGCAGCCTTCGCCCGAAGCCAGGCGCGGGATCGCCGCGATGCCCGGGCAGATCCTGGCCGCTCGCCCCTTCCTCGAACAGCTGGCCACCGATGTGCCCGCTCGACTCGGCGACACCCCGACGCTGCTGGTCTGGGGCATGAAGGACATGGCGTTCCGTCCCGCCTCGTTCCTGCCACGGATGCGCGCCACGTTCGCCGATCACCGGGTCCTCGAGCTGCCCGATGCCAGGCACTTCATCCCCGAGCACGAGCCGGGCGCGATCGCCGAAGCTATCGTCCAGCGTTTTCGCTGATACGGCCCGGACATCCCTCTCGCCTGGCAGCAGGGCGCTCCACCCGCTGACAGGCCACGCGGCGATTCCGGTGATCGGTCGCGAGCGAATCGCTGGCTAATAAAATGTGACCAGATTGTGAATCTCCCGCGAGTCGCCGCCGAGAACGGCCGATCGCACGGTAGCGTCGCGGCCGCTAGGCCAATTGTTACTGCGTGAAAGGAATTGTTCGACATGGCATTCGAAGTCACTGGGGCTATCGGCGATCACTACAACGAAGCCGGTGGCGCGTCCAGCCCGCTGGGTGAGCCGACCTCGGCAGAGCAGGA
Encoded proteins:
- a CDS encoding acyl-[acyl-carrier-protein] thioesterase yields the protein MTEPVIATPLPDCPDIEQAFAMSWPVRLGDTDADDRLRLDAVARYLQDIGFDHLDAVADGDTHQAWIVRRTVIDVYEPIMFGDRVQLRRWADALSNRWCDMRIRLRGEKGGHIEAAAFLIHIDPVAGRPARMSDAFMAPMLASTTQHRLRWKAALTELDVADVEEVPFPLRVTDVDRLGHVNNAVYWEALEEALAAHPDRHRLPYRAIVEHVGPVMMGDKVVLRTSSHPDRLRVQLDVDGSARALATVTPIAVTGADVTDPELR
- a CDS encoding haloalkane dehalogenase, yielding MLIDFTPDKALYPFESRWFESSAGRVHYIDEGSGIPILFCHGSPTWSFLYRKIITELGDRFRCLAVDYPGFGLSERPPGYGYTIAEHAAVVGELVDHLGLDQFVIMGQDWGGPIGAAVGVDRADRVRGLVLGNTLLWPTDTWPQKAFSRIMSSSPMQRRILRDNLLVERFLLAELRDTISEAEADHYREVQPSPEARRGIAAMPGQILAARPFLEQLATDVPARLGDTPTLLVWGMKDMAFRPASFLPRMRATFADHRVLELPDARHFIPEHEPGAIAEAIVQRFR